In Arthrobacter alpinus, a single window of DNA contains:
- a CDS encoding 5-dehydro-4-deoxyglucarate dehydratase, whose translation MNFEGVLFFPVTPFNAAGEVDVALLKEHIASRLPFSPGGIFPACGTGEFHALSLSEIATVVRTTVEVVDGAVPVIAGAGGPLGHALDAARAAEAAGADALLVLPPYLVGAPVAGLVAYVEAVAAATKLPVIVYHRANAKFTAAAMVQLAANPKVIGFKDGIGDVGLAQEIVSAVRASGREDFQFFNGLLTAELTQGAYRGLGMPLYSSAAFAMAPEIATAYYRAYIDGNEERREELIAGFYAPLVRLRDETPGFGVSLIKAGLRQAGLPVGSVRPPLVDPTADQEARLAAILAKGYELAASHALTNA comes from the coding sequence TTGAATTTCGAAGGCGTACTATTCTTCCCTGTCACCCCGTTCAATGCCGCCGGTGAGGTGGATGTTGCCCTGCTCAAGGAACACATTGCCTCGCGCCTGCCCTTTAGCCCCGGCGGTATCTTTCCAGCCTGCGGCACGGGAGAATTTCATGCCCTGAGCCTGTCCGAGATCGCCACGGTGGTGCGCACCACCGTCGAGGTTGTTGACGGTGCCGTCCCGGTGATCGCCGGGGCCGGCGGCCCGTTGGGGCATGCCCTCGACGCGGCACGTGCGGCAGAAGCCGCCGGGGCCGATGCCCTGCTGGTCCTGCCCCCGTACCTGGTGGGTGCTCCTGTGGCCGGGCTGGTGGCCTACGTTGAAGCTGTCGCCGCCGCTACCAAACTCCCGGTAATTGTTTACCACCGAGCCAACGCCAAATTCACCGCCGCCGCAATGGTCCAGCTGGCCGCCAACCCGAAGGTCATTGGCTTCAAGGACGGAATTGGAGACGTGGGCCTGGCCCAGGAAATTGTCTCCGCCGTCCGCGCCTCGGGGCGCGAAGACTTCCAGTTCTTCAATGGCCTGCTGACGGCCGAGCTGACCCAAGGCGCCTACCGTGGCCTGGGCATGCCGCTGTATTCCTCAGCGGCTTTTGCCATGGCTCCGGAAATCGCCACTGCCTACTACCGCGCCTACATCGACGGCAATGAGGAGCGCCGCGAAGAGTTGATTGCCGGCTTCTACGCCCCGTTGGTTCGCCTGCGCGATGAAACGCCCGGTTTCGGCGTCTCCCTCATCAAGGCCGGGCTGCGCCAAGCCGGGTTGCCGGTTGGCTCGGTCCGACCTCCGCTGGTGGACCCCACGGCCGATCAGGAAGCCCGTCTGGCCGCCATCTTGGCCAAGGGCTACGAACTGGCCGCTAGCCACGCGCTGACCAACGCTTGA
- a CDS encoding Gfo/Idh/MocA family protein: MSTAVASADRTAEVPSRKRARIALVGAGSRAEMYIQAIMGTHADTAELVAIGDVNPGRTAYYTNLAGRLGAEQPGAGQKAPEAFDPSELTAFIQANAIDRVIITTPDFTHADYIVEALNAGADVVVEKPLTIDVEGCRRITSAIAETGRNVVVTFNYRYSPRNSALKEIIQSGVIGKVTSVDFSWVLDTVHGADYFRRWHREKKNSGGLLIHKASHHFDLVNWWIDDVPARVYASGGLRFYGADNAATRGLGERPARGSVDGAAGDPFALDLREDKKLAALYLDNEKFDGYIRDQDVFSEGITIEDNLALTVDYDGGPTLSYSLNAHSPWEGYRVSINGTEGRAELEVVERAAVHDSTEKKNVVDPSATPIEEEDAVRRNGERLVVQRHWGAAYEVPIVNGEGGHGGGDSLLLADLFNGPGEDPLGRPSGYMDGLRAVAVGIAGNESLATGLPIRIPELGLGADLSKAAQGE; encoded by the coding sequence ATGAGTACCGCAGTGGCGTCCGCCGACAGGACCGCAGAAGTGCCATCAAGGAAGAGAGCACGCATAGCGCTGGTGGGGGCCGGATCCCGCGCCGAGATGTACATTCAAGCCATCATGGGCACCCATGCTGACACGGCAGAGCTGGTGGCCATCGGGGATGTGAACCCCGGGCGCACCGCCTACTACACGAACTTGGCAGGCCGGCTTGGAGCCGAACAGCCAGGAGCTGGCCAGAAAGCTCCCGAGGCATTCGATCCATCCGAGCTAACGGCTTTCATCCAGGCCAACGCCATTGATCGCGTCATCATCACTACGCCGGACTTCACGCACGCCGACTACATTGTTGAGGCGCTCAACGCCGGGGCTGACGTAGTGGTTGAAAAGCCGCTCACGATCGATGTTGAGGGCTGCCGACGCATCACCTCGGCGATTGCCGAGACCGGGCGCAACGTGGTGGTCACCTTCAACTACCGCTACTCACCGCGCAACAGCGCACTGAAGGAGATCATCCAAAGCGGGGTCATTGGCAAGGTCACCAGCGTTGACTTCAGCTGGGTCCTCGACACTGTCCACGGTGCCGACTACTTCCGCCGGTGGCACCGCGAGAAGAAGAACTCCGGTGGCCTGCTGATCCACAAGGCCTCCCACCACTTCGATCTCGTCAACTGGTGGATCGATGACGTCCCCGCTCGCGTGTATGCCTCCGGTGGGCTGCGCTTCTACGGTGCGGACAATGCAGCCACTCGCGGGCTGGGCGAACGGCCGGCCCGCGGGTCAGTTGACGGTGCTGCCGGCGATCCCTTCGCCTTGGATTTGCGCGAGGACAAGAAACTTGCGGCACTGTATCTGGACAACGAAAAGTTTGACGGCTATATCCGCGACCAGGACGTGTTCTCCGAGGGCATCACCATCGAGGACAACCTGGCTTTGACGGTGGACTACGACGGCGGCCCCACCCTGAGCTACTCCCTGAACGCCCACAGTCCTTGGGAAGGCTACCGGGTCAGCATCAACGGCACCGAGGGCCGGGCTGAGCTGGAGGTGGTGGAACGCGCCGCAGTCCACGACAGCACAGAGAAGAAAAACGTGGTCGATCCCAGCGCCACGCCCATCGAGGAAGAGGACGCCGTGCGCCGCAACGGCGAACGCCTCGTGGTGCAGCGCCACTGGGGGGCAGCCTACGAGGTACCCATCGTCAACGGCGAGGGTGGCCACGGCGGTGGCGACAGCCTGCTGCTGGCAGACCTGTTCAACGGACCCGGAGAGGACCCGCTGGGCCGCCCGTCCGGTTACATGGACGGACTGCGGGCAGTCGCCGTCGGCATTGCCGGCAATGAGTCCCTGGCCACCGGCCTGCCCATCCGCATCCCCGAGCTGGGCCTTGGTGCGGATCTTTCCAAGGCCGCACAGGGGGAGTGA
- a CDS encoding LacI family DNA-binding transcriptional regulator — translation MAKRAGPTRIGISDVAAKAGVSLATVSRVMNGNFSVDPQIAARVREAATELKYQPNPMGRNLARGKTETIGVVVPDLGNPTFQTVLRGVSRAAAQDGYRVLIADSSEVSSEEAILAGEARRRCDGVVLCAPRMSAAELEELAPSLQPMVLVNRRTDASESPSVMIDYGQGIQDLAAHLADLGHTKIAYVAGPANSASNALRVAGLEKFKLTHPHVDITYLNNGSTFEDGYESADDVIASGATGVLAFNDLTAMGLLSSLNERGIKVPADISVTGFDDIPFARYTTPPLTTAAVPIMEVGEHAWAQMRDLLFGNAITEPVQVFEPHVVVRGSTGVPATAKTTVQL, via the coding sequence ATGGCCAAACGCGCAGGCCCCACCCGCATAGGCATTTCCGATGTCGCCGCCAAGGCAGGGGTTTCGCTGGCGACCGTCTCCCGGGTCATGAACGGCAATTTCAGTGTGGATCCCCAGATTGCCGCCAGAGTTCGTGAAGCCGCCACGGAATTGAAGTACCAGCCCAACCCCATGGGGCGAAACCTGGCCCGCGGAAAGACCGAAACCATTGGTGTGGTTGTTCCCGACTTGGGCAACCCAACGTTTCAAACGGTCCTGCGCGGGGTCAGCCGTGCCGCGGCCCAAGACGGCTACCGAGTCCTCATCGCCGATTCCTCCGAGGTCTCCAGCGAGGAAGCCATCCTGGCAGGCGAGGCCCGACGGCGTTGCGACGGCGTGGTGTTGTGTGCCCCTCGCATGAGCGCGGCGGAGCTGGAGGAACTCGCACCGAGTCTCCAGCCCATGGTTCTGGTCAACCGCAGAACTGACGCCTCCGAGAGCCCCAGCGTCATGATCGATTACGGCCAGGGAATCCAAGACCTGGCCGCGCATTTGGCAGATCTCGGGCACACCAAGATCGCCTACGTTGCCGGCCCTGCCAACAGTGCTTCAAACGCACTTCGCGTGGCGGGCCTTGAAAAATTCAAGCTGACCCATCCACACGTGGACATCACGTACCTGAACAACGGGTCAACGTTTGAGGATGGCTACGAGTCTGCCGACGACGTGATTGCCAGTGGGGCCACAGGGGTCCTCGCCTTCAACGACCTCACGGCCATGGGGTTGTTGAGCAGTCTCAACGAGCGCGGCATCAAGGTTCCCGCGGACATCTCCGTCACGGGTTTTGATGACATTCCGTTCGCTCGCTACACCACTCCTCCGCTGACCACCGCGGCGGTTCCCATCATGGAAGTGGGCGAACACGCATGGGCACAGATGCGGGACCTGCTCTTTGGGAATGCCATCACAGAACCGGTCCAGGTGTTTGAACCCCATGTGGTGGTGCGCGGCAGCACTGGCGTACCGGCCACCGCCAAGACGACAGTGCAGCTTTGA
- a CDS encoding M24 family metallopeptidase encodes MTTMTVAAHHSGEKAADCSAKRARVLDILAAAGRDSVLLTSHSALSWYLDGSRVGISLAGDPIAALLVTADGDHLAAFNNEAERLAAEELPPGVTIHQVPWPDSLMDVAAWFGAGVAPASEAELAVELRLARRSLLPGELDRYSRLCQDAAGILTDVLSLATPHTTERSIAAELAGRTVAAGADPLVLLVNGASRVDFRHPLPTNAVLGRRAMAVVCARRDGMIANVTRWVRFDAGTPAELDAEARIAAVEADIFDATVPGATVAEVLAEIRTAYDRHGFGPEQWKLHHQGGPAGYAGRDPRATDAVTDTVTLDQPFTWNPSGPGVKIEDTVLLSADGIRPLSVDSRWPAVPVNGILRPETLQL; translated from the coding sequence ATGACCACAATGACCGTTGCAGCACACCACAGCGGTGAAAAGGCCGCCGATTGCTCGGCCAAGCGTGCCCGCGTACTGGACATCCTGGCCGCGGCCGGGCGGGACTCGGTGCTCCTCACCAGCCACAGTGCGCTCAGCTGGTATTTGGACGGCAGCCGCGTCGGCATCAGCCTGGCCGGGGACCCCATCGCAGCCCTGCTGGTCACTGCCGACGGCGACCATCTGGCAGCCTTCAACAACGAGGCCGAACGCCTGGCCGCCGAGGAACTCCCGCCGGGCGTCACCATCCACCAGGTGCCCTGGCCTGATTCGCTGATGGACGTCGCAGCCTGGTTTGGCGCCGGGGTTGCACCTGCCTCCGAAGCCGAGCTGGCTGTTGAGCTGCGCCTGGCCCGCCGCTCGCTGCTGCCAGGCGAATTGGACCGCTACTCCCGCCTCTGCCAGGACGCTGCAGGGATCCTGACCGATGTCTTGTCCCTCGCGACGCCGCACACCACCGAGCGGTCCATCGCCGCCGAGCTGGCCGGGCGCACGGTGGCCGCCGGCGCCGACCCCCTGGTGCTGCTGGTCAACGGCGCCTCCCGGGTGGACTTCCGCCACCCGCTTCCCACAAATGCTGTGCTTGGCCGGCGGGCCATGGCCGTGGTGTGTGCCCGCCGCGATGGCATGATTGCCAACGTGACGCGCTGGGTGAGGTTCGACGCCGGCACCCCGGCCGAATTGGATGCGGAGGCCCGCATTGCCGCCGTTGAGGCCGACATCTTTGATGCGACAGTGCCCGGTGCAACCGTTGCAGAAGTCCTGGCGGAAATCCGGACGGCCTACGACCGGCACGGTTTCGGCCCCGAACAGTGGAAGCTGCACCACCAGGGCGGACCTGCAGGGTACGCCGGGCGCGACCCCCGAGCCACTGACGCCGTGACGGACACCGTGACGCTGGACCAGCCGTTCACGTGGAACCCCTCCGGGCCAGGCGTGAAGATCGAGGACACGGTACTGCTTTCGGCCGACGGGATCCGGCCGCTGAGCGTGGATTCGCGCTGGCCCGCCGTCCCGGTGAATGGCATCCTTCGCCCCGAGACTCTCCAGCTCTAA
- a CDS encoding NAD-dependent epimerase/dehydratase family protein, protein MTTILITGGSGRLGRSVVAGFSAAGHHVVSLDRDTLPEIAALTGVVQESVDLLDAQAVNQAMAKHLPDAVIHLAAIAVPFSAPEDVILKTNTMLAYNVFHAATSNGVRRIVTASSPTVLGYGNPAGWLPESFPLDENTTPKPWNAYALSKLVAEQVMRMFATANGDTTRYAAFRPCYVISPEEWEGAPTQQGHTLAERLADPALSAPALFNYVDARDVADFLAVLLEKMDIIDNAQTFFVGAADALAVESLDKLMPQFLPGSEALAAGLTGTRPAFSIAKAQEILGWTPQRSWRTELTETNRADLASAASH, encoded by the coding sequence ATGACTACCATACTCATCACAGGAGGATCCGGCCGCTTGGGCCGCAGCGTGGTGGCCGGCTTCTCCGCTGCCGGCCACCACGTTGTCTCCTTGGACCGGGACACGCTGCCGGAGATTGCCGCCCTGACCGGCGTGGTTCAAGAGTCCGTGGACCTCCTCGATGCCCAGGCCGTCAACCAGGCCATGGCCAAGCACCTGCCCGACGCCGTCATACACCTTGCCGCGATCGCCGTTCCCTTCAGCGCACCAGAGGACGTGATCCTGAAAACCAACACCATGCTGGCGTACAACGTCTTCCACGCTGCCACCAGCAACGGCGTGCGCCGAATCGTCACGGCCTCCAGCCCCACGGTTTTGGGCTATGGCAATCCGGCGGGCTGGCTGCCGGAGAGTTTCCCGTTGGATGAAAACACCACACCAAAACCCTGGAACGCGTACGCGCTGTCCAAATTGGTGGCCGAACAGGTGATGCGCATGTTTGCCACAGCCAACGGGGACACCACCCGCTATGCCGCATTCCGCCCCTGCTATGTCATCTCTCCCGAGGAATGGGAAGGGGCCCCCACCCAGCAAGGACACACACTCGCCGAGCGTTTGGCAGACCCGGCGCTCTCCGCGCCTGCCCTGTTCAACTATGTGGACGCCCGAGACGTGGCGGACTTCCTTGCCGTGCTGCTGGAGAAGATGGACATCATTGACAACGCCCAAACGTTCTTTGTGGGCGCCGCGGACGCGCTCGCAGTGGAATCCCTGGACAAGCTCATGCCACAGTTCCTCCCCGGTAGTGAAGCCTTGGCCGCCGGGCTGACCGGCACCCGCCCGGCCTTCTCCATTGCCAAGGCGCAAGAGATTTTGGGCTGGACGCCGCAACGCAGCTGGCGCACCGAGCTCACCGAAACCAACCGCGCGGACCTCGCTTCCGCAGCCTCACACTAG
- a CDS encoding aldehyde dehydrogenase (NADP(+)), whose product MQTATQELQDLTAAAHAAAGPAAAASDVERASWLLAIADALDANVTELVAIADSESRLGPVRLTGEVARTSGQLRLFARVVTEGSYLEVVIDHANPDSTPPSPELRRMLHPVGPVAVFSASNFPFAFSVAGGDTASALAVGCPVIVKAHSGHLELSKRTAEIVTQALHDAGAPEGLFALVAGREAGTALVQDPFIKAVGFTGSIPGGRALFDLAVSRPEPIPFYGELGSLNPVVITAAAIASRGGALAASLAASFTMGAGQFCTKPGLVFIPAGTNFGATVAAECVGKAAAPMLTDRIAEAYPAGLAALAAQPGVDVISGSTEQNAEADGAGAVVFSTTAASVIARPAELLEECFGPTTLLIEYRSEEELAAALALVPGSLTATVHAEDGEDIGALVAQLTGLAGRVLFGGWPTGVSVNWAQQHGGPYPATTSLFTSVGATAVRRFQRPVAYQDAPDQFLPEALREANPLGVPRRVDGVLRLA is encoded by the coding sequence GTGCAGACCGCAACGCAAGAACTTCAAGACCTGACGGCAGCCGCCCACGCGGCAGCCGGACCGGCCGCGGCAGCCAGCGACGTCGAGCGGGCGTCCTGGCTGTTGGCGATCGCCGATGCGCTCGACGCCAACGTGACCGAGTTGGTGGCGATTGCAGATTCCGAATCCCGGCTGGGCCCCGTCCGGCTGACGGGTGAGGTGGCACGCACCTCCGGCCAACTGCGGCTCTTTGCCAGGGTTGTCACCGAGGGCTCCTACCTGGAGGTTGTCATCGACCACGCCAATCCGGATTCCACCCCGCCGTCACCCGAGCTACGCAGGATGCTGCATCCCGTGGGCCCGGTTGCCGTGTTCTCGGCGTCGAACTTCCCGTTTGCCTTCTCGGTGGCCGGCGGCGACACCGCCTCGGCGCTGGCCGTTGGCTGCCCCGTGATTGTCAAGGCTCACTCGGGGCACCTTGAACTGTCCAAGCGGACAGCGGAAATCGTCACCCAGGCCCTGCACGACGCCGGCGCACCCGAGGGTCTCTTCGCCCTGGTCGCCGGGCGCGAAGCAGGCACCGCGCTGGTCCAGGACCCGTTCATCAAGGCAGTCGGCTTCACCGGCTCCATCCCCGGAGGTCGGGCCCTGTTCGACCTGGCGGTGTCCCGCCCCGAACCCATCCCGTTCTACGGTGAGCTGGGCAGCCTGAACCCTGTTGTCATCACAGCGGCGGCCATTGCCTCTCGTGGCGGTGCGCTGGCCGCAAGCCTGGCGGCTTCCTTCACGATGGGGGCTGGGCAGTTCTGCACCAAACCCGGTTTGGTCTTTATTCCGGCCGGTACCAACTTTGGTGCCACAGTGGCTGCCGAATGCGTTGGCAAGGCTGCTGCTCCCATGCTCACCGACCGCATCGCCGAAGCCTACCCGGCAGGACTGGCGGCCCTCGCGGCCCAGCCTGGCGTGGATGTCATCAGCGGCTCAACGGAGCAGAACGCTGAAGCGGACGGGGCTGGCGCCGTCGTATTTTCCACCACGGCGGCCAGCGTCATCGCCCGCCCGGCCGAGCTGTTGGAGGAGTGCTTCGGCCCCACCACACTGCTCATCGAGTACCGATCCGAGGAGGAACTGGCAGCGGCCCTCGCGTTGGTGCCCGGGAGTCTGACAGCCACAGTCCACGCGGAGGATGGCGAGGACATTGGGGCCCTGGTGGCCCAGCTGACAGGCCTGGCTGGGCGTGTGCTCTTCGGAGGCTGGCCCACGGGCGTGTCCGTGAACTGGGCGCAGCAGCACGGTGGCCCCTACCCGGCCACCACATCGCTGTTCACGTCCGTCGGGGCTACGGCGGTGCGCCGCTTCCAGCGCCCCGTGGCTTACCAGGATGCGCCCGATCAGTTCCTGCCCGAGGCGCTGCGTGAGGCCAACCCGCTGGGTGTGCCGCGCCGCGTGGACGGTGTGCTCCGCTTGGCGTAG
- a CDS encoding DUF6807 family protein, with product MERTAQLPAMAAPLPSPTQLPRIALVGVHGFGAHHLANLDRLAQAGALQLVAVADPNPPEPGQLSEDVRIFNNLQMLLAAGIAPDVVIIATPIQTHAALGLVALAAGADVYLEKPTAASMAQFDELRVAAVAAGRAVQIGFQSLGSLALPALATMIADGSLGAIRGYSATGTWLRDKAYYQRSRWAGKRTINGVDVVDGVTTNPLAHSIATALRIAGIRSAEDIDTVETDLYRAHDIEGDDTSAVRITPKEGPAVVSALTVCAPEQTEPFVTVHGTLGNAVFHYTQDILEVTTASGTASETFARTDLLENLLAHRKDGTPLLSSLENSGAFMSVLEAVRTAEDPQRIAPEYVEWVGEGPAAHPVVEDIGAWIARATAAQATFSELGAPWARPATATDAIVVSGIEVAREISGHQLAPTLSPRPYLHPVTTLAGTIVTDAMPLDHVWHLGAGVALQDVNGVNFWGGRTYRREQAGYVWRPDHGRIERTSSHDDGPSRTESLTWFGPDGAEILHETRNWSWIPAGDGAWMLTLSFTLAPAGTGPVSLGSPGSNGREAGGYGGFFWRLPAVENAHIRTPSASGEDAVHGSRAPWLAWSGNFSGRPATLVFTTPPEATDPWFVRADGYPGVGSSLAWDAAVVLQPGETLARTITVTIADGLATDEQINDWTGTK from the coding sequence ATGGAACGCACGGCACAGCTCCCTGCAATGGCAGCCCCGCTCCCCTCCCCAACACAACTTCCACGCATCGCGTTGGTGGGCGTGCATGGCTTCGGCGCGCACCATTTGGCAAACCTTGACCGGTTGGCGCAGGCAGGGGCCTTGCAGTTGGTGGCCGTGGCTGATCCCAACCCGCCAGAGCCGGGTCAGCTGTCGGAGGACGTACGCATCTTCAACAACCTTCAGATGCTGCTGGCCGCCGGTATCGCACCGGATGTTGTCATTATTGCCACCCCCATTCAGACCCATGCAGCCTTGGGACTGGTGGCCCTGGCTGCGGGCGCCGATGTCTACCTGGAGAAGCCCACCGCCGCCTCGATGGCCCAGTTTGACGAGCTTCGCGTGGCGGCGGTGGCAGCCGGGCGGGCAGTTCAGATCGGCTTCCAATCCCTAGGTTCGCTCGCGTTGCCGGCTCTGGCAACCATGATCGCCGACGGAAGCCTGGGCGCCATCCGCGGCTACTCCGCCACCGGCACGTGGCTGCGGGACAAGGCCTACTACCAGCGCTCCCGCTGGGCCGGCAAGCGGACCATCAACGGTGTCGATGTGGTGGACGGCGTCACCACCAATCCCTTGGCCCACTCCATCGCCACGGCCCTGCGCATCGCCGGCATCCGCAGCGCCGAGGACATTGACACCGTGGAGACGGATCTCTACCGGGCCCACGACATCGAAGGCGACGACACCTCGGCTGTTCGGATCACACCCAAAGAGGGGCCCGCCGTCGTCAGCGCCTTGACGGTGTGCGCACCCGAGCAGACAGAACCGTTCGTAACCGTCCACGGAACATTGGGAAATGCCGTTTTCCACTACACACAGGACATTCTGGAGGTCACCACAGCATCTGGAACCGCCAGCGAAACATTCGCCCGCACCGACCTGTTGGAAAACCTTCTGGCGCATCGGAAAGACGGGACACCGCTGCTGAGCTCCCTGGAAAACAGCGGCGCCTTCATGAGCGTCCTTGAGGCCGTCCGCACGGCCGAGGACCCGCAGCGGATCGCCCCTGAATACGTCGAATGGGTCGGCGAAGGGCCGGCCGCGCACCCCGTGGTTGAGGACATTGGCGCCTGGATAGCACGCGCGACGGCGGCGCAAGCCACCTTCTCCGAGTTGGGTGCACCCTGGGCGAGGCCCGCCACGGCAACAGACGCCATAGTGGTTTCCGGCATCGAGGTGGCTCGCGAAATCAGCGGCCACCAGCTCGCCCCCACCCTTTCGCCGCGCCCCTACCTGCACCCCGTCACCACGCTGGCCGGCACCATAGTGACCGATGCGATGCCGCTGGACCATGTGTGGCACCTGGGTGCGGGGGTGGCCCTGCAGGACGTCAACGGTGTGAACTTTTGGGGCGGCCGCACGTACCGGCGCGAACAGGCCGGGTACGTGTGGCGCCCGGACCATGGCCGGATCGAAAGGACCTCCTCCCACGACGACGGACCATCCCGGACAGAGAGCCTAACCTGGTTCGGCCCGGACGGAGCTGAAATCCTGCACGAGACCCGCAACTGGAGCTGGATCCCCGCCGGGGACGGCGCGTGGATGCTGACGCTTTCCTTCACGCTGGCACCGGCCGGAACCGGTCCCGTCAGCCTCGGAAGCCCCGGCTCCAACGGACGCGAGGCTGGCGGCTACGGCGGCTTCTTCTGGCGCCTGCCAGCTGTCGAAAACGCGCACATCCGCACACCGTCAGCCTCCGGGGAGGATGCCGTGCACGGCAGCCGGGCCCCATGGCTGGCCTGGTCCGGCAACTTCTCCGGCAGGCCCGCAACCCTCGTCTTCACAACACCTCCGGAGGCCACTGACCCCTGGTTCGTCCGCGCCGACGGCTACCCGGGGGTGGGCTCGTCACTTGCCTGGGATGCCGCCGTCGTGCTTCAACCGGGAGAAACCCTGGCCCGGACCATCACGGTGACCATTGCCGATGGCCTGGCCACCGACGAACAAATCAATGATTGGACGGGCACCAAATGA
- a CDS encoding mandelate racemase/muconate lactonizing enzyme family protein, giving the protein MSSKITALHTRLLTVPLRRSWGVEAPENHIIATTVETDDGGTGHGFSWTPTIGPQAVKALLENDIAAFAVGLPSDPEPLWDALWLRLHEAGGGGLTTIAMAGLDLALWDLAARNANTSVPGLLGQRRESVEVYGSGVNLHYTLEELVAQAERWVAAGHSAVKIKVGKPDIAEDVERVAAVRDVIGPDRALMIDANQRWDLPTTIRALSRLEQFNLHWLEEPIRADDLWAYKRLRKHSPVPIALGENVHTIQRFRDFIDAEAVDIIQPNIVRVGGITPFRRIVELARTNSIAVAPHLLPELSGQLALTLASPVAVEDVEDASFEQLGILSGPSPITIRNSRLYSTGRPGLGLQFAAGIPSH; this is encoded by the coding sequence ATGAGCTCGAAGATCACAGCCCTCCACACCCGATTGCTGACGGTGCCCCTGCGCCGCAGCTGGGGTGTGGAGGCGCCTGAAAACCACATTATCGCCACCACAGTGGAAACGGACGACGGCGGCACGGGCCACGGGTTCTCCTGGACGCCGACAATCGGCCCCCAAGCCGTCAAGGCACTGCTGGAGAACGACATTGCCGCTTTTGCCGTTGGGCTGCCATCGGATCCGGAGCCGCTGTGGGACGCCCTGTGGCTGCGCCTGCACGAGGCCGGCGGCGGCGGGCTGACCACCATTGCCATGGCCGGTCTCGACCTGGCGTTGTGGGATTTGGCGGCACGCAATGCCAACACCTCCGTGCCGGGACTGCTGGGCCAGCGTCGTGAATCCGTGGAGGTCTACGGTTCCGGCGTGAACCTGCACTACACGCTCGAGGAACTGGTGGCGCAAGCCGAACGCTGGGTGGCCGCCGGCCATTCCGCCGTCAAAATCAAGGTGGGAAAACCGGACATCGCGGAGGACGTGGAGCGTGTGGCCGCCGTTCGCGACGTGATCGGTCCGGATCGCGCGCTTATGATCGACGCCAACCAGCGTTGGGACCTGCCAACCACCATCCGGGCGCTGTCCAGACTGGAGCAGTTCAACCTCCACTGGTTGGAGGAGCCTATCCGCGCCGACGACCTCTGGGCCTACAAGCGCCTGCGCAAGCACTCGCCCGTGCCCATTGCCCTCGGCGAGAACGTGCACACCATCCAGCGCTTCCGCGACTTCATCGACGCGGAGGCCGTGGACATCATCCAGCCCAACATTGTCCGGGTGGGCGGCATCACCCCGTTCCGCAGAATCGTGGAACTGGCGCGCACCAACAGCATCGCGGTGGCACCGCACCTGCTGCCGGAACTCTCCGGACAGCTGGCGCTGACGCTGGCCAGCCCGGTGGCCGTGGAGGACGTGGAGGATGCTTCCTTTGAGCAACTCGGGATTCTTTCCGGCCCCTCACCGATCACCATTCGCAACAGCAGGCTCTACAGCACTGGCCGCCCCGGGCTTGGCCTGCAGTTTGCTGCAGGCATCCCCTCCCATTAG